The stretch of DNA CTTTGGAGTATAACAGATGGACAGCGTCAAAGCAGGGGGGGACGGTCGTTTGGCAGTCAGTCTAATCCTCGGCAAACCCCATCGAATGCCGTTTCGGCGCGATATTGGATCCCGAAAATCCCGCTTTTTTGCTCTGAGCTGGCCCTACGACTCAACTGGCAGGGCGTTCAGGGCTTGGTCTACGTGCGACTGGTTCCGGGCGCCGATGAGGACGGAGGTCACGTCCGGACGGCTGAATGTCCAGGAGAGCGCCAGTTCAATCATGCTGCGACCGGTCCGTTCGGACTCAGCCCGCAATTCGTCCAATACACTGAACCCACGGTCAGTGAAGTAAATGGGTTGATGGCCGGGAATCACGTCGAAGCGGGTTCCGGCGGGGACCTCACCGTCGCGGCTGTATTTGCCGGTGAGAAATCCAGCGGCCAACGGGCTGTAGCTGATCACACCGATCTGTTGTTCGGCACACAACGGCAGCAGGTCGGCTTCGATATCGCGTTGCACGAGATTGTAGGGCGGCTGCACCGATTCCATCCGCGCTCCGCCGGATGCTTGGGTGATTTCCAAAGCGTCGCGTAATTGTGTAGCCGTCCAATTGCTGCAACCGATATAGCGCACCTTGCCTTGATCGACTAATGCGGACAACGCTGCCAGTGTCTCTTCCAGCGGCGTCTCGTTGTCCCAGCTGTGCAACTGAAACAGGTCAATGCAGTCGGTCTGCAACCGTTGCAGGCTCTCTTCGGCAGAGGAGAGGACCCGTTGCCGAGTGAGCGTGCCGGAGACCTTCGTGGCTAAGACGATTTTGTCGCGCACGCCACGGTCGGCGATCCATTCACCAAGGACCGTTTCCGAGGCGCCGGCGGCGTATGCTTCGGCCGTGTCGTAGAGAGTGATTCCCTGCTCATAGGCATGGTCCAGAATCGTGAATGAGGTCTCTCGGTCAATCTCGCGACCGAATGTCACGCAGCCCATTCCGATGGTGCTGACCTTCAAATCCGTGTTGCCGAGCGCTCGATATTGCACGTCGCGTTCCTTCGTTCTGGCAGAAAAATAGTGTTGATTGGGATGTCAGCGGTCGAATTGGAGTAACGATTGCCCTTCGCTGGGCATCGACTGCAGTGCGGCGGCCAGTTTTTGTTTGGCAACAGCGGCAGCGCTGCCCGCCTCGACTTGTTGTAAGGGCGATTTCTCAAGCACGTCATTCGCGACGTCATAAAACCGGCCATCGCCGTACAGTTTCCAGCGCTGGTCGCGGACGAAGCGGCTCGGCTTTGTTCTTTCCGGTCGCGAACAATAGTAGCAATAAATCCATTCGCGCGGCGTTCCAGTTTGTCCCTGCAATTGCGGCCAAAAACTACGACCATCCAGTCCGTCGGGAACGGGTGCTCCAGCCGCTTGTAATGTGGTGGGGAGCATATCGGAAAAATCGACCAGATCCTCACACACACGTCCCGCTGGGACGGTTCCGGGCTGCAGTGCGACCAGCGCCACGCGTGTCCCGGCGTCGGTCATCAGTCCCTTGCCTCCTTGGATCTCGCGACCGTTGAGCTGAGACGTGATTTTTTTGTTCGTTCCATTGTCGCCGACAAAAAGAATCAACGTCCGCTCAGCGATACCCAACTCCTCTGTCGTGGTGACAATCCGCCCAACGAGTTTGTCCATATAGGCGACCATGTCTTCGAAGTTCCGCTGCTTCTGTTTTTTATTGGCTGACTGGCTGTCGGGCGTCGGCACAAACGGGTTGTGCACGAGAATCATCGGGTAATACACCAAGAACGGTTCGTCCTTTGAGCGTTTCATAAAATCAATCAGATAGTCGCAAGCCACCTCTGGCCCGTAGTGGCTTTTGTCGAATTGGCGGTTCTTGCCATCGATCTGTAACAAGGGGGCTTTGTGCCGCTCCCCGAGACGATCGACTTGCCACAAACAGAAGTTCTCGAAACCCGCATCACCAGG from Symmachiella dynata encodes:
- a CDS encoding sulfatase-like hydrolase/transferase, encoding MRIAPSMACLIVATILASVAGAAEQTPRTNVILIMADDIGYECFGCYGSRQYSTPNIDAMAAEGMRFTHCYSQPLCTPSRVKLMTGLSNARNYSAFSVLNKSQKTIGDYFGDAGFRTAVAGKWQLYGAEHYKPRFRGKGTLPGDAGFENFCLWQVDRLGERHKAPLLQIDGKNRQFDKSHYGPEVACDYLIDFMKRSKDEPFLVYYPMILVHNPFVPTPDSQSANKKQKQRNFEDMVAYMDKLVGRIVTTTEELGIAERTLILFVGDNGTNKKITSQLNGREIQGGKGLMTDAGTRVALVALQPGTVPAGRVCEDLVDFSDMLPTTLQAAGAPVPDGLDGRSFWPQLQGQTGTPREWIYCYYCSRPERTKPSRFVRDQRWKLYGDGRFYDVANDVLEKSPLQQVEAGSAAAVAKQKLAAALQSMPSEGQSLLQFDR
- a CDS encoding aldo/keto reductase; the protein is MQYRALGNTDLKVSTIGMGCVTFGREIDRETSFTILDHAYEQGITLYDTAEAYAAGASETVLGEWIADRGVRDKIVLATKVSGTLTRQRVLSSAEESLQRLQTDCIDLFQLHSWDNETPLEETLAALSALVDQGKVRYIGCSNWTATQLRDALEITQASGGARMESVQPPYNLVQRDIEADLLPLCAEQQIGVISYSPLAAGFLTGKYSRDGEVPAGTRFDVIPGHQPIYFTDRGFSVLDELRAESERTGRSMIELALSWTFSRPDVTSVLIGARNQSHVDQALNALPVES